From a region of the Corallococcus coralloides DSM 2259 genome:
- a CDS encoding PAN domain-containing protein, with product MKTKATQASIHNLLAKVWNKGGLVWGMLALVLAATPALAVDGVDLPGRDYARFPAPSARSCRLSCGGERACQAYTWVKPGFQGPTGICYLKSAEPAIVKNPCCDSGPRRFIEPRDMTLESRIDRPGSDYLNFATDGGSHDWDQCKQACADDATCGSWTYVRRGVQGPQGRCWLKRGVARPVADENTVSGVKYRRPSQRIDPG from the coding sequence ATGAAAACAAAAGCAACCCAGGCCAGCATCCACAACTTGCTCGCGAAGGTCTGGAACAAGGGGGGGCTGGTTTGGGGGATGCTCGCGTTGGTCCTTGCTGCAACACCGGCACTCGCCGTTGATGGCGTCGACTTGCCCGGCCGCGACTATGCGCGCTTTCCAGCACCATCGGCGAGATCGTGCAGACTGAGCTGCGGCGGCGAACGCGCCTGCCAGGCCTATACCTGGGTCAAGCCCGGCTTCCAGGGACCGACCGGCATCTGTTACCTGAAGTCCGCCGAGCCGGCGATCGTCAAGAACCCCTGCTGCGATTCCGGCCCGCGCCGGTTCATCGAGCCGCGCGACATGACGCTCGAATCGCGGATCGACCGCCCGGGGTCAGACTATTTGAACTTCGCCACCGACGGCGGCTCGCACGATTGGGACCAATGCAAGCAGGCCTGTGCCGACGACGCCACCTGCGGATCCTGGACCTATGTCCGGCGCGGCGTGCAGGGGCCGCAGGGCCGGTGCTGGCTGAAGCGTGGGGTCGCCCGGCCGGTCGCCGATGAAAATACCGTCTCGGGCGTCAAATACCGGCGGCCGTCGCAGCGGATCGATCCTGGCTAA
- a CDS encoding beta strand repeat-containing protein codes for MRLPFAGPLALAALISCSPPPLEDSGPAPASSRAGLTSPQPQLLASATNAPSDGLAYVTLTVTPRDVNGEPLGTGLHVEVLSSDGSVTLGGTGTSDCTVNTPGATCLTAVDSGAGSYVVTARSSTALTVPTTFSATVTDGSGTTTLPDTASVTFDSALFNGSAGTTITTGTVTVTSSNAGGRNLYITGGTVTFDASTVGQTFGDVFITGGTVTHLQATNAAMFKLDVLTGSWNLLGGSINTTNKGYGMTCFANGSCSGNGLVSFGPNGVPSASLAGTSKLYGASHGGMGSGNYRMNISQANNNQAGNAGTTYGDYRDPKFPGATNDTYSGTHGGGVVRITSTGPCVLGGAATVAASASFNAAGGSINLRCGAIVSTGWTGTLIADGGQGAGNSSIPLGAGGGGRIALVSTGDAATMTGTVSYPPVNLTARVHAFGGAPANSSYVVGAGGAGTVYLKHSGLTWGDLIIANNSPAHFQNEGTTRLPALAGTVTANVTAGATSIPVSVASTMFNATYYENAGAPLNFNPALTQVTTPSSSSIYNGVFAGGWLRPDITAAGGALLDPSNLVRVTANAVGTLTTSAVPSDVASGAFFRSVDVLDHLDVLGNAILETNGDIHVLSGNTTNSGAPTMTVNGLVLFDTTSGRTGRIEYAAGAVNVVQSTQAMPPIGGGTLVADNVTVSAGSVTVPAIIASGDVTLSGGTLVTNSLQAARYAQSAGTLKHYLPVFKTSPAAAQVSSLQMTLAETFSLTGGAVDVAGLGYPAAMDAQGSPQTLWGFGVTGPSSATGSAGGYGAGHGGVGGGYVAGSVRGMVYDDYRDPRYPGGAGTTVGASPSYLGFRSPGGGVFRLKASGVCTLGGTSLIKAGAVTTGSQYGAAGGSISLRCGGFDTTGWNGTLTANGANAYNSSSVGSTRAGGGGRIAMVSTGDASSFVGAVGYPYPATSAQLQARGGTGINATYTDGGAGTVFLKHSGVAYGQLIINNNNQTHYATGGYTPFVSIAGTVSSAANAGDTSLSVNITSTPLHNSAAFNQLLAGMWLRPDTSVNSGTLPADNLVSVAGNTFVSATQSQLTTSPLLAPVPAGASFKSADLFDVYNVVGGAITQTNGDLYVVP; via the coding sequence ATGCGTCTGCCATTCGCAGGTCCGCTCGCGCTCGCCGCGTTGATCAGCTGTTCCCCTCCGCCGCTGGAAGACAGTGGGCCGGCCCCCGCGAGCTCGCGCGCGGGTCTGACGTCACCGCAGCCTCAATTGCTTGCGTCCGCAACCAACGCGCCCTCGGACGGGCTGGCCTATGTGACCCTCACCGTCACGCCTCGCGACGTGAACGGTGAACCCCTGGGGACGGGGCTCCATGTGGAGGTCCTGAGCAGTGACGGGTCGGTCACGCTGGGCGGTACGGGGACCTCCGACTGCACCGTGAACACGCCGGGCGCGACGTGCCTCACGGCGGTGGACTCCGGCGCGGGGAGCTACGTCGTCACCGCACGCAGCTCCACGGCGCTGACGGTGCCCACCACGTTCTCCGCCACCGTCACGGACGGGAGCGGCACCACCACGCTGCCGGATACCGCCTCTGTCACTTTCGACTCGGCGCTGTTCAATGGCAGCGCTGGCACCACCATCACCACCGGCACCGTCACCGTCACCTCCAGCAACGCGGGCGGCCGGAACCTCTACATCACCGGTGGCACCGTCACGTTCGACGCCAGCACGGTGGGGCAGACCTTCGGTGATGTCTTCATCACGGGCGGCACCGTGACGCACCTCCAGGCCACCAACGCGGCCATGTTCAAGCTGGACGTGCTCACGGGCTCCTGGAACCTGCTGGGTGGCTCCATCAACACCACCAACAAGGGCTACGGCATGACCTGCTTCGCCAATGGCTCGTGCAGCGGTAACGGCCTGGTCAGCTTCGGTCCCAACGGCGTGCCGTCGGCATCGCTCGCGGGCACCAGCAAGCTGTATGGCGCCAGCCACGGCGGCATGGGCTCCGGCAACTACCGGATGAACATCTCGCAGGCCAACAACAACCAGGCGGGCAACGCGGGGACGACCTACGGCGACTACCGCGACCCGAAGTTCCCCGGCGCCACCAATGACACGTATTCGGGCACCCACGGAGGTGGCGTGGTGCGCATCACGTCCACGGGGCCCTGCGTGCTGGGCGGTGCCGCCACCGTCGCGGCGTCTGCTTCGTTCAATGCGGCGGGCGGCTCCATCAACCTCCGCTGCGGTGCCATCGTCTCCACGGGCTGGACGGGAACCCTCATCGCGGACGGAGGCCAGGGGGCAGGGAACTCCTCCATCCCGCTGGGCGCGGGCGGCGGTGGCCGCATCGCCCTGGTCAGCACCGGTGATGCCGCGACGATGACGGGCACGGTGAGCTATCCGCCCGTGAACCTCACCGCGCGCGTTCACGCCTTCGGAGGCGCGCCTGCCAACTCGAGCTACGTGGTGGGCGCCGGTGGCGCGGGCACCGTCTACCTGAAGCACAGCGGGTTGACCTGGGGCGACCTCATCATCGCGAACAACTCACCCGCGCATTTCCAGAACGAGGGCACCACCCGGCTCCCAGCGCTGGCCGGCACCGTCACGGCGAACGTCACCGCGGGCGCTACTTCCATTCCCGTCTCCGTCGCCAGCACGATGTTCAACGCGACCTACTACGAGAACGCGGGCGCGCCGCTGAACTTCAACCCCGCGCTCACCCAGGTCACGACCCCATCGTCCTCCTCCATCTACAACGGCGTGTTCGCGGGCGGCTGGCTGCGGCCGGACATCACCGCCGCGGGCGGAGCGCTGCTGGATCCGTCCAACCTGGTGCGCGTCACCGCCAACGCGGTGGGCACCCTGACCACGAGTGCCGTGCCCTCCGATGTCGCGTCCGGCGCGTTCTTCCGCAGCGTGGACGTGCTGGACCACCTGGACGTGCTCGGCAACGCCATCCTGGAGACCAACGGCGACATCCACGTCCTGTCCGGCAACACGACGAACTCCGGCGCGCCCACGATGACCGTGAACGGCCTGGTGCTCTTCGACACGACGAGCGGCAGGACGGGCCGCATCGAGTACGCGGCCGGCGCGGTGAACGTCGTGCAGTCCACGCAGGCCATGCCGCCCATTGGAGGCGGGACGCTCGTTGCGGACAACGTGACGGTGTCCGCGGGCTCGGTGACCGTGCCCGCCATCATCGCGTCCGGTGACGTGACCTTGAGCGGCGGCACGCTGGTCACCAACTCGCTCCAGGCGGCGCGCTACGCGCAGAGCGCGGGCACCCTCAAGCACTACCTGCCGGTGTTCAAGACCTCGCCGGCCGCCGCGCAGGTGTCCAGCCTCCAGATGACGCTCGCGGAGACCTTCAGCCTCACGGGCGGCGCCGTGGACGTCGCGGGCCTGGGCTACCCGGCGGCGATGGATGCCCAGGGCTCACCGCAGACCCTGTGGGGCTTTGGCGTGACGGGGCCCTCGTCCGCGACCGGCTCGGCGGGGGGATATGGCGCGGGGCACGGAGGTGTCGGTGGTGGCTACGTGGCCGGCTCGGTCCGGGGCATGGTCTACGACGACTACCGCGACCCCCGGTATCCGGGCGGAGCGGGGACGACGGTCGGCGCCTCGCCGTCGTACCTGGGCTTCCGGAGTCCTGGCGGCGGCGTCTTCCGGCTCAAAGCCTCCGGTGTCTGCACGCTGGGCGGGACGTCCCTCATCAAGGCGGGCGCGGTGACCACGGGCTCCCAGTACGGCGCGGCGGGAGGCTCCATCTCCCTGCGCTGCGGCGGCTTCGACACCACGGGCTGGAACGGCACGCTCACCGCCAATGGAGCCAATGCCTACAACTCCAGCTCGGTCGGCTCCACGCGCGCGGGCGGTGGCGGGCGAATCGCGATGGTGAGCACGGGGGATGCTTCCAGCTTCGTGGGGGCCGTGGGCTACCCGTACCCCGCGACCAGCGCGCAGCTCCAGGCGCGTGGCGGCACGGGCATCAACGCCACGTACACCGACGGTGGCGCGGGCACGGTGTTCCTCAAGCACAGCGGCGTGGCGTACGGCCAGTTGATCATCAACAACAACAACCAGACGCACTACGCCACGGGCGGCTACACGCCGTTCGTCTCCATCGCGGGCACGGTCAGCAGCGCGGCGAATGCCGGTGATACGTCGCTCAGCGTCAACATCACCAGCACGCCGCTCCACAACTCGGCCGCCTTCAACCAGCTGCTTGCTGGCATGTGGCTGCGGCCCGACACCAGCGTGAACAGCGGCACTCTGCCCGCGGACAACCTGGTCTCGGTCGCCGGCAACACGTTCGTCAGCGCCACGCAGTCGCAGCTGACGACGTCGCCCCTGCTGGCCCCGGTGCCAGCGGGCGCGAGCTTCAAGAGCGCCGACCTCTTCGACGTCTACAACGTCGTGGGTGGGGCCATCACCCAGACGAACGGCGACCTGTACGTCGTTCCGTAG
- a CDS encoding lysoplasmalogenase produces the protein MRESWTGGTKLLAAASLAGAVGFLFVMDVGPREARLVTKALPMVCLLLWLWPARGRYARLIFAGLALSLLGDVLLEVSRDLFLPGLGAFLLAHVGYTAAFLSVTRRWSLLRALPFLFLAVGAGVALWPGLGGMAPPVTAYVAVICTMGWRAATMMGSLELPRREQWLAFGGALLFSASDGLLSIRLFVTPLPGLGYAVMLLYWAAQLCIAASARVEHAPAAMPISSSSPT, from the coding sequence ATGCGCGAGTCGTGGACAGGTGGGACGAAGCTCCTGGCGGCGGCGAGCCTCGCGGGCGCGGTGGGCTTCCTCTTCGTCATGGACGTGGGGCCCCGGGAGGCGCGGCTCGTCACCAAGGCGCTGCCCATGGTGTGCCTGTTGCTGTGGCTGTGGCCTGCTCGGGGGCGCTATGCGCGGCTCATCTTCGCGGGGCTGGCGCTGTCGCTGCTCGGCGACGTGCTGCTGGAGGTGAGCCGGGACCTGTTCCTGCCGGGCCTGGGGGCCTTCCTGCTGGCCCACGTGGGCTACACCGCCGCGTTCCTGTCCGTGACGCGGCGATGGTCCCTGCTTCGTGCCCTGCCCTTCCTGTTCCTGGCCGTGGGCGCTGGCGTGGCGCTGTGGCCCGGCCTGGGCGGGATGGCGCCTCCGGTGACGGCCTACGTCGCCGTCATCTGCACCATGGGCTGGCGCGCGGCGACCATGATGGGCTCCCTGGAGCTGCCGCGACGCGAGCAATGGCTGGCGTTCGGGGGCGCGCTGCTGTTCTCCGCCAGCGACGGGCTGCTCTCCATCCGGCTCTTCGTCACGCCCCTGCCCGGCCTGGGCTACGCCGTCATGCTGCTGTACTGGGCCGCACAGCTCTGCATCGCGGCCTCCGCGCGCGTGGAGCACGCTCCGGCCGCGATGCCTATATCCTCCAGCAGTCCCACCTGA
- a CDS encoding HEAT repeat domain-containing protein — protein sequence MPRFLQGLRAFGGLTLMLASPVVTAQSTPPAAKPTLQGESCSVRGLMDQLRQGMGSSSKAYRDYLQAVLREAAVSLPSGELHAAFDRETDPAMVEQLAAALVARSEREAEKDAIQTVARRALEDRDPSVRAATVRAMRRTGALEKTGDMYERLMRDGSPEVRMEAAKNLIEDNEYVYSAHHGPATDMAVNAATASTDPKVTAKILESLDTRRMGPEAGQKLLGMLGHESADVRRSAALALGSVPAAQMGPAREALVGMYRGERDAGVRKALVQGIAELGFADAVPELRKLRSVDPSMAPEIDAWIRALESGVQEWGLLLREKQRLQQVR from the coding sequence ATGCCTCGCTTCCTCCAAGGTCTTCGCGCGTTCGGGGGCCTGACGTTGATGCTCGCATCCCCGGTCGTCACCGCCCAATCCACGCCCCCGGCGGCGAAGCCGACGTTGCAGGGGGAGAGCTGCTCGGTCCGGGGGCTGATGGATCAGCTCCGCCAGGGGATGGGCTCCAGCTCCAAGGCCTACCGCGACTACCTCCAGGCCGTGCTGCGCGAGGCCGCCGTGTCGCTGCCCTCCGGGGAGCTGCACGCGGCGTTCGACCGGGAGACGGACCCCGCGATGGTGGAGCAGCTGGCCGCGGCGCTGGTGGCGCGCAGCGAGCGCGAGGCGGAGAAGGACGCCATCCAGACCGTGGCCCGCCGCGCGCTGGAGGACCGCGACCCGTCCGTCCGCGCCGCCACCGTCCGCGCCATGCGCCGCACCGGCGCGCTGGAGAAGACGGGGGACATGTACGAGCGGCTCATGCGGGACGGCTCGCCGGAGGTCCGCATGGAGGCGGCGAAGAACCTCATCGAGGACAACGAATACGTCTATTCCGCCCACCACGGCCCGGCCACGGACATGGCGGTGAACGCGGCGACGGCGTCCACGGATCCGAAGGTGACGGCGAAGATTCTGGAGTCCCTGGACACGCGCAGGATGGGGCCGGAGGCGGGACAGAAGCTGCTCGGGATGCTGGGCCACGAGAGCGCGGACGTGCGGCGCTCGGCGGCGCTCGCGCTGGGCAGCGTGCCGGCGGCGCAGATGGGTCCGGCGCGCGAGGCGCTGGTGGGCATGTACCGAGGCGAGCGGGACGCGGGCGTGCGCAAGGCGCTGGTGCAGGGCATCGCGGAGCTGGGCTTCGCGGACGCCGTGCCGGAGCTGCGCAAGCTGCGGAGCGTGGACCCCAGCATGGCGCCGGAGATCGACGCGTGGATCCGCGCCCTGGAATCAGGCGTTCAGGAGTGGGGCCTGCTCCTGAGAGAGAAGCAGCGGCTGCAACAGGTCCGTTGA
- a CDS encoding serine/threonine-protein kinase has translation MMKNEAGAVRREPPAVGVTGVSSDLSDRTQAADVESLFGAAPAPVEPPSRSNTGSSTWDGPSRPGTGGTGDTGNNTSPSIQGHALRPGMRLQHYELIRELGSGGMGTVFLARDVRLGRRVAIKFLHSEDADITRRFILEARATARCSHENIVIIYEVGEFTGGPFMVLEYLQGKPLTKVLGNQRLPPARAVELMVPVVRALECAHEQGIVHRDLKPENIVVTDSGAIKVLDFGIAKVLQGDEPVEAPAGGPQVQPRLHSVEGMGEDVSNLTRKGAIMGTMAFMSPEQWGIGVAVDNRTDIWAVGLMLFRMLAGKHPLDPLRGPQLMVTGMLDEPMPLLRTLAPDVPQELAAVVDRCLLKRKEERYPDAASLLRALEPFLPGRMSRELRVDESPYAGLSSFQEADADRFFGRTREIAALVNRINDRPLLAVVGPSGTGKSSFVRAGLVPVLKRSGTPWEALVIRPGRSPLSALASIVTPLMSSSTTIEDDLQEQQRVVERLRAEPGYVGNVLRSRARREKRRILLFIDQFEELYTLVPDAQERLAFTACLSGIADDATTPIRVILSIRSDFLDRVPEDERFMAELSQGLYFLTAPAREGLKDALVQPAERAGYQFESPAMVSSMLEHLDASQGALPLLQFAATQLWEARDVNNRLLTESAYQAMGGIAGALASHADSVLESLSTQERTLVRALFLRLVTPERTRAIVSLDELRELTQETGEMQRLIDHLVQARLLVVQTGGGATGATVEIVHESLLHSWPTLRRWLDEGQEDSAFLEQLRNAARQWQGKNFDAHLLWRGELVEEAQRFQRRYRGELPRLQQDFLTAVFAQAKKGRRLKRALLIGSATFLGLLVVAAVVALVVIRNAQQEAEKQAQAAQAAEIIARAAETNARGAEAEAKQRLAEVQAKELERQKAQQAAESANEQVALANQELLSKNDELVSALKRAQEAQLRARSAKKRAEESAESARDAREEALRAAEELSTLLKREKERVSRLQSQLGSPVIEVLK, from the coding sequence ATGATGAAGAACGAAGCAGGTGCCGTGCGGCGGGAGCCTCCCGCGGTGGGCGTGACGGGTGTGTCCTCGGACCTTTCGGACCGGACACAGGCCGCGGACGTGGAGTCGCTCTTCGGAGCCGCTCCCGCGCCCGTGGAGCCGCCGTCCCGTTCCAACACGGGTTCGTCCACGTGGGACGGGCCGTCGCGTCCGGGCACGGGTGGCACCGGTGACACCGGCAACAACACGAGTCCCTCCATCCAGGGCCACGCGCTGCGCCCGGGCATGCGCCTGCAGCACTACGAGCTCATCCGCGAGCTGGGCTCCGGCGGCATGGGCACGGTGTTCCTGGCGCGCGACGTGCGGCTGGGACGCCGGGTGGCCATCAAGTTCCTGCACAGCGAGGACGCCGACATCACCCGGCGCTTCATCCTGGAGGCGCGGGCCACCGCGCGGTGCAGCCACGAGAACATCGTCATCATCTACGAGGTCGGCGAGTTCACCGGCGGCCCGTTCATGGTGCTGGAGTACCTGCAGGGCAAGCCGCTGACGAAGGTGCTGGGCAACCAGCGCCTGCCGCCCGCGCGCGCGGTGGAGCTGATGGTGCCGGTGGTGCGGGCGCTGGAGTGCGCCCACGAGCAGGGCATCGTCCACCGCGACCTGAAGCCGGAGAACATCGTCGTGACGGACTCGGGCGCCATCAAGGTGCTCGACTTCGGCATCGCCAAGGTGCTCCAGGGCGACGAGCCCGTGGAGGCGCCCGCGGGCGGCCCGCAGGTCCAGCCGCGGCTGCACTCGGTGGAGGGCATGGGCGAGGACGTGTCCAACCTCACCCGCAAGGGCGCCATCATGGGCACCATGGCCTTCATGTCCCCGGAGCAGTGGGGCATTGGCGTGGCCGTGGACAACCGCACGGACATCTGGGCCGTGGGGTTGATGCTGTTCCGCATGCTCGCCGGCAAGCACCCGTTGGATCCGCTGCGCGGTCCGCAGCTGATGGTCACGGGCATGCTGGATGAGCCCATGCCGCTGCTGCGGACCCTGGCGCCGGACGTGCCGCAGGAGCTGGCGGCCGTCGTGGACCGCTGCCTGCTCAAGCGCAAGGAGGAGCGCTATCCGGACGCGGCGTCGCTCCTGCGCGCGCTGGAGCCCTTCCTCCCCGGCCGCATGAGCCGCGAGCTGCGCGTGGACGAGAGCCCCTACGCGGGCCTCAGCTCCTTCCAGGAAGCGGACGCGGATCGCTTCTTCGGCCGCACCCGCGAAATCGCCGCGCTGGTGAACCGCATCAACGACCGGCCGCTCCTGGCCGTGGTGGGCCCATCCGGCACGGGCAAGTCGTCGTTCGTGCGCGCGGGCCTGGTGCCCGTGCTCAAGCGGTCCGGCACGCCGTGGGAGGCGCTGGTCATCCGCCCCGGCCGCAGCCCGCTGTCGGCGCTGGCCAGCATCGTCACGCCGCTGATGAGCTCGTCCACCACCATCGAGGACGACCTGCAGGAGCAGCAGCGGGTGGTGGAGCGGCTGCGCGCGGAGCCCGGCTACGTAGGCAACGTGCTGCGCAGCCGCGCGCGGCGGGAGAAGCGGCGCATCCTGCTCTTCATCGACCAGTTCGAGGAGCTCTACACGCTGGTGCCGGACGCCCAGGAGCGGCTGGCCTTCACCGCGTGCCTGTCCGGCATCGCGGACGACGCGACCACGCCCATCCGCGTCATCCTCTCCATCCGCTCGGACTTCCTGGACCGCGTGCCGGAGGACGAGCGCTTCATGGCGGAGCTCAGCCAGGGGCTCTACTTCCTCACCGCGCCCGCCCGCGAAGGCCTGAAGGACGCGCTGGTGCAGCCGGCGGAGCGCGCGGGCTACCAGTTCGAAAGCCCCGCCATGGTGTCCAGCATGCTGGAGCACCTGGACGCCTCCCAGGGCGCGCTGCCCCTGTTGCAGTTCGCGGCCACCCAGTTGTGGGAGGCGCGCGACGTCAACAACCGGCTGCTCACGGAGAGCGCCTATCAGGCCATGGGCGGCATCGCCGGCGCGCTGGCCAGCCACGCGGACAGCGTGCTGGAGAGCCTGTCCACGCAGGAGCGCACCCTGGTGCGCGCGCTCTTCCTGCGGCTCGTCACCCCGGAGCGCACGCGCGCCATCGTGTCCCTGGACGAGCTGCGCGAGCTGACCCAGGAGACGGGGGAGATGCAGCGCCTCATCGACCACCTGGTGCAGGCGCGCCTGCTGGTGGTGCAGACCGGCGGCGGCGCCACGGGCGCCACGGTGGAAATCGTCCACGAGTCGCTCCTGCACAGCTGGCCCACGCTGCGGCGATGGCTGGATGAAGGCCAGGAGGACTCCGCGTTCCTGGAGCAGCTGCGCAACGCGGCCCGGCAGTGGCAGGGCAAGAACTTCGACGCGCACCTGCTGTGGCGCGGTGAATTGGTGGAGGAGGCCCAGCGCTTCCAGCGGCGCTACCGGGGAGAGCTGCCCCGGTTGCAGCAGGACTTCCTCACGGCGGTGTTCGCGCAGGCGAAGAAGGGGCGCCGGCTGAAGCGGGCGCTGCTTATCGGCAGCGCGACGTTCCTAGGGCTCCTGGTGGTGGCGGCGGTGGTGGCGCTCGTCGTCATCCGCAACGCGCAGCAGGAGGCCGAGAAGCAGGCCCAGGCGGCCCAGGCGGCGGAGATCATCGCGCGCGCCGCCGAGACCAACGCCCGCGGCGCGGAGGCCGAGGCCAAGCAGCGTCTGGCCGAGGTGCAGGCCAAGGAACTGGAGCGCCAGAAGGCGCAGCAGGCGGCGGAGTCGGCCAATGAGCAGGTGGCGCTCGCCAACCAGGAGCTGCTCAGCAAGAACGACGAACTGGTGTCCGCGCTCAAGCGCGCCCAGGAAGCGCAGCTGCGCGCCCGGAGCGCCAAGAAGCGCGCCGAGGAGAGCGCCGAGTCCGCGCGCGACGCCCGCGAGGAGGCCCTCCGCGCGGCGGAAGAACTCTCCACGTTGCTCAAGCGGGAGAAGGAGCGCGTCTCCCGTCTGCAATCCCAGCTCGGCAGTCCGGTCATCGAGGTCCTGAAGTGA